The genomic region ACCAGCACTTCCCGGTTCGGGAAAACTAAAAATACTTTGCCTAAATTCACCTGTTACCATTTGATAAAAACGTGTTTCCTCTCCATTTAAAAAATCAACCAAACGTTCCTCTTTAAATACCGCTTGACCAATTACATCAATCTTATTACCACCTTTACGCGGTATTTCACCAGGCAAATAAGCATTTTCACGTTTAATTTCCTCTATTTTGCTTTCATCACTAGCTTTCGCCTCCACATTCTGGCTTATACCTACTGCAGCTAAAACAGGCTGCCGCCCCGGTGATTTTAACGCCCTATAAAACATATGAATATCAGATTTATACATAATACCAGTTAAATGAGATGACGCCATTAAAATATCAAGCTGACGAGAAGGATATTTTTCAAAAACCAATCCCCTATTTTTTTCTATAAAATCATTGGCTTTACCCTTAACCACCAATAAATAATTAGTCCGCCTTATTTCCCTACTCCTGACCAAGGGATTAATATATTTAGCCAAACCTTCACGAGCTATTTCCTCGGTAACAACCACAGTAGTATCATGAATTAAGGTAATATGTTTACTGACAAATGTATTTAATAATTGCTCAGCTCCAAAAAGTGAAGCTGCCTCCACTTCCACTATTTCTGTAGAGACTTCATCCCCTGAACCCTCCTCACCTAAGGGTTTGGGAAGTGCAATCTGAAAAGTAACCTTTACCATATTTTCCTTACCTTTATCAATACCCATTAATAAAACATAGCCCATTTCATCGATCTCACGCATACCCCAACAACCCTGTAAAGGAAGTAAAAGAAAAGCAATAATTAACAAAAACCTTAGTTTACGAAACATCAGCAGCACCATCCTTTTTACGCAACAAAAGTGCCAATAAACCTACAAAAAAAGGAATGCCAAAAATGACTAACCAACCATAACGCAGCCTTATTTCACCTTCAAACTGTACTACTTCCATCATATTATGCAAAAGAAAAGCCAAACTAAAAATAATTAAAC from Clostridia bacterium harbors:
- a CDS encoding Ger(x)C family spore germination protein; amino-acid sequence: MFRKLRFLLIIAFLLLPLQGCWGMREIDEMGYVLLMGIDKGKENMVKVTFQIALPKPLGEEGSGDEVSTEIVEVEAASLFGAEQLLNTFVSKHITLIHDTTVVVTEEIAREGLAKYINPLVRSREIRRTNYLLVVKGKANDFIEKNRGLVFEKYPSRQLDILMASSHLTGIMYKSDIHMFYRALKSPGRQPVLAAVGISQNVEAKASDESKIEEIKRENAYLPGEIPRKGGNKIDVIGQAVFKEERLVDFLNGEETRFYQMVTGEFRQSIFSFPEPGSAGNFIIVMKIRKACSPDITITADERKTTIKVKLFLNGEIMSIQSGKNYEIGPLGNELERHISGLITAGVSQLIKKTQKEYYSDIFGFGEFTRHFFWTWEEWENYQWLEKYPYCAVEVQTFFRIRDPGMMSQTTSSDN